One genomic segment of Planctomycetia bacterium includes these proteins:
- a CDS encoding glycerate kinase, whose translation MADGERLRADAAAIRDAAIESVQPERLFASRLALMDGALLCDGRPLAPPLDLDAAGRVVVVGAGKAAAGMAAGVETLLGADRLARHAVTGLVSVPAGCGRQLGRIAVRETRPAAANLPTEAVVAATGEMLGLLHGLGPDDVALAVLSGGGSALLCQPRPGVPLAEKVAVTRFLSAAGANIHELNTVRQAVSVVKGGGLARACRAGRLLVLVLSDVIGDPLDVIASGPCMPVATTPRQALAVLERFGAVGADVAPALVTALRADVAREQAAAVSEPAGASAGASAGAWTTPGTCAVTHLVLGGNDTAVAAAATRARDLGYAVTERRARPDSAAETADAVGRRLAADARALACAACSDGVPRALIEGGEATVALPADHGTGGRNQQAVVAAITALLQIEGGWPAGLLLASIGTDGEDGPTQAAGGLADADVVGALDRQGSDPLRTLIGALDRCDALPLLASAGGLVVTGPTGTNVADVRIILARPPAAGLAAGTEGTCGSGCVTSRGA comes from the coding sequence GTGGCTGACGGCGAACGCCTGCGGGCGGATGCGGCCGCCATCCGGGACGCGGCAATCGAAAGCGTGCAGCCGGAACGCCTGTTCGCCTCCCGGCTCGCCCTGATGGATGGTGCCCTCCTCTGCGACGGCCGGCCGCTCGCCCCGCCGCTCGACCTCGACGCGGCCGGCCGGGTCGTCGTCGTCGGCGCTGGCAAGGCCGCCGCCGGCATGGCGGCCGGCGTCGAGACGCTGCTCGGCGCGGACCGGCTCGCGCGGCACGCCGTCACCGGCCTCGTCAGCGTACCTGCGGGCTGCGGTCGCCAGCTCGGGCGGATCGCGGTCCGCGAGACGCGGCCGGCGGCCGCGAACCTGCCGACCGAGGCGGTCGTCGCGGCGACGGGGGAGATGCTCGGGCTCCTCCACGGCCTCGGTCCCGATGACGTGGCGTTGGCCGTACTCAGCGGGGGCGGGTCGGCGCTCCTCTGCCAGCCGCGGCCGGGCGTGCCGCTGGCCGAGAAGGTGGCCGTGACTCGGTTCCTCTCCGCTGCCGGCGCCAACATCCACGAGCTCAACACGGTGCGCCAGGCGGTGAGCGTCGTGAAGGGGGGCGGACTCGCGCGGGCGTGCCGCGCCGGCCGACTGCTCGTCCTCGTGCTCTCCGACGTCATCGGCGACCCGCTCGACGTGATTGCGTCTGGGCCCTGCATGCCGGTGGCGACAACGCCGCGGCAGGCGCTGGCCGTTCTGGAGCGGTTCGGCGCCGTCGGGGCCGACGTTGCCCCCGCGCTCGTGACCGCGCTCCGAGCCGACGTCGCCCGTGAGCAGGCCGCGGCTGTGAGCGAGCCGGCCGGTGCCTCGGCCGGTGCCTCAGCCGGTGCCTGGACGACGCCTGGCACATGCGCGGTCACGCACCTGGTTCTCGGCGGCAACGACACGGCGGTCGCGGCCGCCGCGACGCGGGCCCGCGACCTGGGCTACGCGGTGACCGAGCGCCGCGCGCGGCCGGACAGCGCGGCGGAAACCGCCGACGCCGTCGGCCGGCGACTCGCGGCCGATGCGCGGGCGCTGGCCTGCGCCGCCTGCTCCGACGGGGTGCCGCGGGCGCTGATCGAGGGGGGCGAGGCGACCGTGGCCCTGCCCGCCGATCACGGCACCGGCGGCCGCAACCAGCAGGCGGTCGTGGCGGCGATCACCGCGCTGCTCCAGATCGAAGGCGGCTGGCCCGCCGGCCTCCTGCTGGCGAGCATCGGCACCGACGGCGAGGACGGGCCGACGCAGGCGGCCGGCGGCCTGGCGGATGCCGACGTCGTCGGCGCGCTCGACAGGCAGGGCAGCGATCCGCTGCGAACCCTGATCGGGGCCCTGGACCGTTGCGATGCCCTGCCGCTCCTCGCGTCGGCCGGCGGACTGGTCGTCACCGGGCCGACGGGCACCAACGTCGCCGACGTGCGGATCATCCTCGCCCGGCCGCCGGCCGCCGGCCTCGCTGCCGGGACCGAAGGCACATGCGGCAGCGGGTGCGTCACATCGCGCGGGGCGTGA